In one window of Oncorhynchus gorbuscha isolate QuinsamMale2020 ecotype Even-year linkage group LG23, OgorEven_v1.0, whole genome shotgun sequence DNA:
- the LOC124010494 gene encoding beta-1,4-galactosyltransferase 7-like codes for MMYSSRRKPVLYFKEDRRFWSGKCTVYKLFGLCVVLVLVSLLWLQLSCTGDMSRVVVDDGRIPHQPCPLERQASAADDPSWGPHKLALLIPFRERFEELLVFVPFMHTFLNNKKILHKIFVINQMDHYRFNRASLINVGYTESGNDTDYIAMHDVDLLPLNEALDYGFPEEGPFHVASPELHPLYHYKTYVGGILLLTKQHYHMCNGMSNRFWGWGREDDEFYRRLRTAGLQLFRPSGIKTGYKTFRHIHDPAWRKRDQKRVAAQKQEQFKVDPEGGLTNLQYKVESRQELTISGAPVTVLNIKLECDTDKTPWCLLN; via the exons ATGATGTATTCATCAAGAAGGAAACCAGTCCTCTATTTCAAAGAAGACCGAAG ATTCTGGTCTGGTAAATGCACAGTCTACAAACTATTTggtctgtgtgtggtgctggtacTGGTCTCCCTCCTATGGCTCCAACTCAGCTGTACAGGAGACATGAGCCGGGTTGTAGTGGATGACGGACGCATCCCCCATCAGCCTTGTCCGCTGGAGAGACAGGCATCCGCTGCGGACGACCCTTCCTGGGGTCCTCACAAGCTGGCCCTCCTGATACCTTTCAGGGAGAGGTTTGAGGAACTGCTGGTGTTTGTCCCCTTCATGCACACCTTCTTGAACAACAAGAAAATACTGCATAAGATCTTTGTAATTAACCAGATGGATCACTATCG GTTCAACAGAGCCTCCCTCATTAACGTTGGTTACACGGAGAGTGGTAACGACACTGATTACATTGCCATGCATGATGTGGACTTGTTACCTCTGAATGAAGCTCTGGACTATGGTTTCCCAGAGGAGGGCCCGTTCCACGTGGCCTCACCAGAGCTGCACCCGCTGTATCACTACAAGACATACGTGGGAGGAATCCTGCTGCTCACCAAACAGCATTATCACATG TGCAACGGCATGTCCAACCGGttctggggatgggggagagaagaCGATGAATTCTACAGGAGACTCAGAACTGCTGGATTACAG CTCTTCAGGCCCAGTGGGATAAAAACAGGGTATAAAACCTTTCGCCACATCCATGACCCTGCCTGGAggaagagagaccagaagagagtgGCTGCACAGAAACAG GAACAATTCAAGGTTGACCCTGAGGGCGGGTTGACTAACTTGCAGTACAAGGTGGAGTCGAGACAGGAGCTGACTATTAGTGGAGCCCCTGTCACTGTCCTCAACATCAAACTGGAGTGTGACACAGACAAGACTCCCTGGTGTCTGCTGAACTAA
- the LOC124010495 gene encoding transmembrane emp24 domain-containing protein 9, which yields MRSCVLSVLLLNVYYTFVSSLYFHIGETEKKCFIEEIPDETMIIGNYRTQLYDKQKEEYLPATQGLGMFVEVKDPDEKVILSRQYGSEGRFTFTSHTPGEHRICLHSNSSKFALFAGGMLRVHLDIQVGEHTNNYAEIAAKDKLTELQLRVRQLVEQVDQIQKEQNYQRYREERFRQTSESTNQRVLWWSIVQTLILVAIGFWQMRHLKSFFEAKKLV from the exons ATGCGGTCTTGTGTGTTGTCAGTTTTGCTTTTGAACGTTTATTACACATTTGTTTCCTCGCTGTACTTTCACATCGGGGAGACTGAGAAGAAATGCTTCATAGAGGAAATTCCGGATGAAACGATGATCATCG GAAACTATCGTACACAATTGTACGACAAGCAGAAAGAAGAGTACCTACCTGCCACACAGGGTCTGGGGATGTTTGTTGAGGTGAAAGACCCCGATGAGAAG GTGATCCTGTCTCGTCAGTACGGCTCAGAGGGAAGATTCACCTTCACCTCTCACACCCCAGGAGAACATCGGATCTGCCTTCACTCCAACTCTTCCAAGTTTGCCCTCTTCGCTGGAGGAATGCTT AGAGTTCACCTGGACATCCAAGTGGGAGAGCACACCAATAACTATGCAGAGATTGCAGCCAAAGACAAGCTGACAGAGCTGCAGCTGAGAGTGAGACAGCTGGTGGAGCAGGTGGACCAGATCCAGAAGGAGCAGAACTATCAGAGG TACCGCGAGGAGCGCTTCAGGCAGACCAGTGAGAGCACCAACCAGAGGGTTCTGTGGTGGTCCATCGTTCAGACATTGATCCTTGTGGCCATTGGCTTCTGGCAGATGAGACACCTCAAAAGTTTCTTTGAGGCCAAGAAATTAGTGTAA